One Amaranthus tricolor cultivar Red isolate AtriRed21 chromosome 10, ASM2621246v1, whole genome shotgun sequence genomic window carries:
- the LOC130824930 gene encoding uncharacterized protein LOC130824930 codes for MVDYAFQYAIPPIVSTLQPRDEETCIFTDNGSYLQQRFTTNIDATGKKGLSALQKCTATLRMLAYGVVADQVDEYLRISKSTTQKALTHFTKGIINQFRQHYLRKPTPQDLTRLLAFSEERGFPSMIGSVDCKHWEWKNCLAAWKGQYQGRGGVSTLILEAVADHELWIWHAFFGMPSSYNDLNVLYQSPLLIDLFEGRAPPVNFKATFIQSITKPQTPKARLFAQHQDAKRKDVERAFGVLQARFEIIRKLSLAWDEERLSDIITFCMIIHNMIVKDERVTYTHYDDCRELMRDRPKGQLEGTSGLNDEFEYYTDRIVDINRYLKNKDDVEDRQTHLSLTDDLVENIWQKFRTNRN; via the exons ATGGTTGATTATGCCTTTCAATACGCTATTCCTCCTATTGTTTCAACACTACAACCAAGG GATGAGGAAACATGTATTTTTACGGATAATGGAAGCTATCTCCAACAACGGTTCACTACCAACATTGATGCGACTGGTAAAAAAGGTCTAAGTGCTTTACAAAAGTGTACTGCAACTCTTCGTATGCTAGCATACGGGGTGGTTGCTGATCAAGTTGATGAGTACCTCCGAATTAGCAAAAGCACAACACAAAAAGCACTCACTCATTTCACAAAGGGAATAATCAACCAATTTAGGCAACATTATTTGAGAAAACCAACACCACAAGATTTGACGAGATTATTGGCCTTTAGTGAAGAACGAGGATTCCCTAGCATGATTGGTAGTGTTGATTGCAAGCATTGGGAGTGGAAGAATTGCCTAGCAGCATGGAAAGGGCAATATCAAGGCCGAGGTGGTGTTTCGACATTAATTCTTGAAGCTGTTGCTGATCATGAATTATGGATATGGCATGCCTTTTTTGGGATGCCAAGTTCATATAATGATCTCAACGTGCTATATCAATCACCacttttaattgatttgtttgaaggaaggGCACCACCTGTCAATTTCAAG GCTACTTTTATTCAGTCTATTACTAAACCACAAACACCAAAAGCAAGGTTATTTGCCCAACATCAAGATGCAAAAAGAAAGGATGTGGAGCGAGCATTTGGGGTGTTGCAAGCTCGATTTGAAATAATTAGAAAGCTCTCACTTGCTTGGGATGAAGAACGACTCTCCgatataattactttttgtatGATTATACATAATATGATAGTGAAAGATGAAAGAGTTACATATACACACTATGATGATTGTAGAGAGCTCATGAGAGATCGCCCAAAAGGTCAATTGGAAGGTACAAGTGGATTAAATGATGAGTTTGAATATTACACAGATAGAATTGTTGATATCAACCGATACTTGAAAAATAAGGATGATGTTGAAGATCGACAAACACATTTATCCTTAACCGATGACTTAGTTGAAAATATCTGGCAAAAGTTTAGGACGAACCgcaattaa